The Periophthalmus magnuspinnatus isolate fPerMag1 chromosome 19, fPerMag1.2.pri, whole genome shotgun sequence region ttttaaaacgaCACACGACTTGACTTGAGGGCACTCTGCAGCCTGTAATGAAACAAAGCATAAAGAAACAATGGTCGATTTGTGCCAGACTGGAGAGAAGGCGAGAGGGCGCCAGAGAGCACAGCTCATCTGAGGCTGGCTCACATAGAGAAatctcattttacatttttccttaagtaaaagtacagataccagagaaaaaaatactcaagaaaaagtatcaCCAAGAAAAATCTCCTAAAGGTaccagttttaaaatgtacttaaagagtaaaagattttgaggtcttataaagcttcaaatgtagagatttttcctagctgtttttatttgtataatttgtaaaaataaacccttatttttaaaaataaacactcagccttttcagcaggtctccgactataataataacaaaaactttTAGTTTTCACTTCTGTTCAAaattgtagtggagtagaaaatagtgtaatatgtgacctttaaatcccatattacactattttacttttacttccctCTCAAATACagggaagtaaaagtaaaaataaaacatatcctcttaaaaatggacttaaatacagatacctaatatgtatactttactactttgttacattccaccattTCTCCCATCCCACTCCACAACTGATGTAGATTGTGTGTTAAATTGTACCATGGATTTCATTTCTAACCTTTCAATACATCATTTTCACCTCACTTTCACTTGGCATTTTTTCTTACCAGGGAGAAGGATGATTATCTGCAGTACATTCATGATTATGAGCCAGTCCAAAAGGAAGTAGAACACCTCAGGATTTTGCTTCATGGGCCAATTAACGCTGGCAAGTCCAGTTTCATCAATTCAGTGGAGACGGCTTTACGAAATCGAATGACTGGGCAGGCTTTAGCTGGAGTCGGCCATGACAGCTTCACAACAATGGTACAAAAGAGAATCATTAAAATACCTGTGATTTGACCTACAcctgtgtttgagtaaccctttattattagtctgttatgATCCACCTCTACCAGAGTTAGggaagcaacaaaaaaaaaatgcagggtttgtgtgttaaatatgtgtgaatgaaacaaaacacaattccaggtgtgTGCCCTTTAACTGATTTAACGATTTGTTGacagtataaaacacacaaaatacaaaaaagaaaacctgGGAATTTCTATCCTTTTGTCTTCAATGACATCATGGGCCTGGAGAAAGATCAAGGCATCTGTGTGGACGACATTAAACTGGCCATGAAAGGACACATGAAAGACGGTTATGTGGTAAGcgtcaaaaaacacattgtttCTTTTCATTCGTCTGTTGTAAATATATTCACTATGTCTTGTGTCTACAGTTTAATCCACATTCTGCCTTTACAAGTACAGACCCGCATTATAACCCCACCCCCACTCTCAGCGATCGGGCGCATGTGCTGGTGTGTGTCGTCTCTGCCAGCACCCTCACTCTCATGAGTGAAACTGAAACCATGAGCAAGATGAAACAAGTCTGAACTGCAGCAAGAGACTTGGGTAAGATGGATTTTATTATgacatattattattagattataaGATATTACATGGTCTTGTAAAATGAGCCATATTCACATTACTCCTAAGGGATTCCTCAAATGGCCATTCTTACTAAAATTGATGAGGCCTGCCCTGAGGTCCAGGATTACATCGGGAACGTCTACAAAAGCAAGTTTATGAAACATCAGGTATGAACCAGTTTGGTGAGTTTATGAGCAGTGTGCGACACAACTGCTTATGTTTACTCTTGTTTTAATTCAGATGGAGAACCTAAGTATGTTCCTGGGGATTCCTCTAAACTGTATCTTCCCTGTGAAGAACTACCACTGCGAGATCTGCAAAGACGATGCAATAGAAACACTTATTCTGATGGCCCTGAAGCAAATGATTGATTTTGGTGATGATTTTGTGAACAACTGTAACCAGTAACTAAGCATAACATGAGGTCTCCAAGTCTGCACATCCAatcatattatttttgtaaGAAGTGAAACTGCTTTGTCATCACATCCTGTGCCTTATTctgttatttttgcatttgtgtcattttgttgATCAGTTTTAAATCATCTTATCTTATAttctaccatctgtaattagattaGCCAATTATTCAATGTCTGTAGAGGAGAGGTTCCTAAAGTGGAGGTCACgtgggagggggcggaggaCATGAGATGATTTCCAGAAATCCTTATATTTTAATAGGCTATATTAATACAATGATAtatattttcacttttcttcatgtaataaaatatcATTTTAATGATGTGTGTAAATCCAGTAtgattattgaaataaataataataataataataataataataaattaacaaCATTATGAATTAGACCACATGCATCAAACTCAAgtcgtgggccaaatgtggcccgccacatcattttatatggcccaTGACAAggtaaaatgtatgactgttttaaaatgtcagtttatcaggagatacataGTTAcagagtcatatttttacatttatgcaaaTGCATATTTGTAACCTGAGTAAGTAATAAGTACAAAAactgttaattaacaagttaaaaagtagttagatttattttacattatatttggttacatttattcGATTTTATagttatatctggccctttgagggcaaccattttgctgatgtggcccccagtgaaaatgagtttgacatccctgaTTTAGACATTAAAGGATTTTTCAAAGTGAAATTTCCATAGTCTGGGTCCACAGTAACTGAACACTCCGAGACAGATCATGAGTTTATTGTGGGGACTGTCAGGAGGATCAAAATCGGCCAGAATGTCTTTGAGGTGAAGGCAGCGCCATTGAGCGTTTTTTACAGATACggtcattgtttttattttgcagaatTCTCGAGGTCGAGTTTTGTATCAGTtggagtttgtgtgtgaattaCATGAATCTGTCCTGCTGGAGGTGAAGGCGTGTGCCAGTTTATCTGAGTCCCACTTCTAAGATGGTAGATGTTTTTGAgacattgttgtatttttgacagTTAAGGTCCAAGTGGAGAAGAAGAGCACACACTGTAACACGTTTCAGGTTTTCAGAACATTTACATGTAAAACACATGAAACATGAAATGGATAAACCTGCCTGCATTGATCAAAAATGTTTTGTCGGTGAGTGGGAGAGCGCTTAGGCTCATAACCAAAACACAGGACCAAAATATTATTTCAAACTTTCCTTTTTTCACTTGACATCCTGTGACTGGCTGTTTGAAGGTTTATAAACCCTTACACTGCACGGCagtgaaaataaagaataatgGGACATAGATTTCTGTAGCTACCCTggttttcttcattaaaaaaagGACTTCAAGCTCCATACTGATGTTAATGTGTGTCAAAATAAAGCCCCGGggtctaaacatggccgcccTTTGAAGTCAATGGGCCGTGCTCAATGGTGCATGTTGGGAGTTTAGCCTTTAGTAGCTGGGTACATCAGGTTCTGCCCATGAACCATGTGCAATTGAGCTACTCTCCATGAGACTTTGACCGATGAGAGCGAGAGGAGAAGAGTGGCCACGAGGGAGGCAAGGGAATaatacataaatcacaaattataaatgataatgtttgtGCTTTCAGGAGCGTCTGGACtatgttctaaacctgcggcTCGTTCATATCGCTCACATGCTCGTTCATGTTGTACCATGTGACTGCTCTAACTAATCAGTGCTCGAGTTTAGCTAGAGTGAACATCAAGTGCAGCTGAAGCTAACgattaaaacacttttttaagacaacaaatggattttgtttctgtttaactTCCAGGGGAAAGCATATGGAATCGCAGTaaaggttgttttttgtttaacaaataaaaggtttaaaattaataaaataaaaacagtagtgTTTTTACACATCTTGATGATTTGAACAAATATAGAACAATCATTTTCAGACTGACTTCTGACTGTTATCATGAAATATACTGACATATTATCATCAGCTACAGTTTCATATAGGTTTAACCAAGCTCCCTTGTGTTTTCAAACCAGTCTGTCCTCAGGTCTGTAAAGGACGATATATCCAGCTCTACTTCACAAGGCGGATTTTTATGCCGATGGCCTTCAGAGAGTAGTTTTCTCCGCTCCAGTGTTCCCACAGAACACCAATTGCATACAGGGTTTTGTCTGCGCCCCAGCGATATGCTCCGTTTGGGTTGGCATCGTGACAGTTTCTGTACCAAAAAGCCCCAACAAACATTTTAGTGCAGTTGTCTGGATAAATGTCCTGGTCGTTGTCAAAGGTGGAGAACTTCATGCCGTTTTGAACAGATGGACTATTTCctaaaaaattgtaaaaataaaaacaatctaTTTAAGTGTACTAGCCTACGtattttttctggtggggagtccacctgcttgtctccatggagatgttattgctttgccttgaaagttccacagtatggcattaaacatttgtttccatggatacaagcaggtgatgccaccaattcaagttacaggtcagatctgcataaaaacaataacaaatggttaaaacaataaaagcaattgaaatgaatgaacACAGAGGATCACACAACTCTCACGGTGTGAAAAGCCAGAGAAAAAAATGGATCTTaaagtcccatattacactattttctgatcgatgttataatgttgtttgacAGAGCCAAGAGTGAATCATACCCAGGTgacatccatagactgtatatataaatggacatagccaacctgctagtcgccacattccaagtaggaagtgttcatgggcgcacttccagctccatcgactccagttcactttacacctaaaactgtggcccctctctctgtaactgctgctgtcaggctaatcattttggtcttaaaatgttcgtattaacccgttcgacatcctgggatttttattttgccattttgtctgtgattcaagatataacattaataacagacaaatcaggtgtcttctttcccccCGGTCGCTCCtgcagctttgattgacagtgtagCTAAACACCCacctcctgctaaaccagcggtgtggacaGAAAAGagcgttgccttcaacagcttcgctccagattggctctttggttgctttgatactcgcggttggaattaaTTCAGTGTGAAGAGCTAAAATCAGAGAAGACCATTAGGATGATCATACTAAACTTaattgttgtgttttagttattttaaaggtgtGCCCACATTTCTGATGGCAGGACCTGTCTCCATGAAgcggttattgctttgccttgagtgtttcacagtatggcattaaacgcatctatATTTTAACAGGTGTTTTCAGGGCTTAAAATTACTTCTTACAGTTGGCGGATTTGCAAagttacagatctgacctataacctaATTGATTAGAGGTTGGGTTTTTAATAAGAAAatccataataaaataaatgcctcACAgtagaaagaaaaactcaattctatcaaatggacaaaagttttagagtgaagacatttcgctgctcatccccatggagacaagcaggcagcacaTCCGCCAAAGTATATGAACGGtggaacaatatatattttaggtTACTTTGACTACagaataagatttaagccgtaaaagtttgaattaatcaCTTTgagtcattacagatgcaaacaaatgactaaagtgtttcattctgccgtttatttactgcagttcATGATTTTTAATACTgcagatttaaaatagtttagtggtttaaatctgctcttgggtttttgtgtcagaggcataaattagtttcaatattatcatttattgtccatgtttacttcagcgatatatcaaaatgtgttatcgtgacgggccttttaccttcactagaatcatttgaataattttagtcctggaatttccacatctgtactgaactaaacataaaatgtagccgttaacttgaaaactaccacttcatgacttTTTGAGCCTTGtggatgtagacagaataataataaagtgttactcaaacatgtgaatgaaacaacaactccaggtctgtttttgatgaggtaacagctttataacatgacCTAAAGCTCaccagagtccattttgtgtaatataaaacctttaaagaaTCAGAGCAACGCCTTGTGCAAGTTCATCTTTGTATCTCTAATTTGCAGGGCGGATTTTCATGCTTATGCCTTTCAGGGAGTAGTCTCGTCCTTTCCAGCTGTTCCACTCCACATCGATGGCAAAGATGGTTTTGTCTGCGCCCCAGCGATAGATTCCATTTGGGTTGGCGTCATGGCAGGCGCTGTACCAAAAAGCCCCAAGGAACTTTTTAGCACAGTTGTCTGGCCACGTGTCCTGGTCGTTGTCAAAGGTGGAGAACTTCATGCCATTGTGAGCTACTAGACTGTTTCCTAAAGAGAATGAAAACATGATTGAAAgctctttaaaaaaaaggtcCTAAactatgcaaaatttactcttgtgagcccTGAGCCATGTTATGTTGCAACctggtcaaaaacatacctggacttgtgctttgtttcattgacacatgtttgagtaaccttttattagtCCGTCTGCATCCTTAAAGCTtaaaaatgccctgttccaccttgtgatgtaatgaagtggtagtttaagttaataGCCCTTTacttcaatagagattggcaattctaggactgaaatgatctaaatgattctagtgaaggtgtatggagcactCCCTATATttcgtcatgacatcacaaggtgaaactgttttctgtttgagagaagaactcagtaaatatacaggatttgagcgttaaacatgtgtgaatgaagcaaaacacaattccaggtatgttttgatgagaaaacaaagctcagagaatagagtaaaatgggcccttcAAACAACTGATCTGCCGTGAGCCTCACCTGCTCCTCCGTCAGTGAACCCCGACACCTGCAGTCTGTACCCATCACATTCAGAGGCTACGGAGAAGGATGAGTAGCGAGCGGAGGCGTGCCTCCCCTCAAAGTCCTCCATCTCCACCAACAGTTCATGTGGCCGTCGACTggacaacatgtgaatgaacTCCAGTCCTGAAAATATTTCAAACCATTGAAGGATATGAACACAAAAGCCAATTGATACAGTGGACTCAgactattgaccttattcggcCCCAcactttgtggtggcacttccgggtTAATGGAGAACTCCATTCTTTTCAATGGCAAATTTGGGAAagtttcacctcaaaaacatgatattaaaTAGTGctgatttgagtaaaatgttctatgttcatgtgactaCAACACCTCAATGATTCtctgacagcaaataagttctatatgcaCTACAAAGGCTTGGCTCCCAAAGTTGCTAGCCCCATGCAATATACCACCCAAAAGATGATTGCAGCATCCACAGCAactagactttaaagcagctctgcttgtgtacaagtctctccatggatcagcaccaacatgttagtgccatatcaACCAtctcactctgaggacttcagggaccggcctcctgctggtgcccagagtcagggctaaacatggggaaccagcatttcagttttctgcagctaaaatcctggaacagtcttcctgatgtgagtcaggcctctactttgacaacagttctgtttagctatgcatacgactgaaagggttttattctgcactcttgttttaatgttaattttatgacatgttttgatttgtgtgattttaatgcccttattattctgtaaagcactttgaattacttcgtgtacaaattgtgttatacaaataaacttgccttggctATATAggccacacacatgcacacactcatgCTTCATACATAcaacgcttagcaacgctgtcagtcaaacctgctgCTGATGCTAATGAGAACAATAATCTGGCAACCCCGTTTGCCTTACCCAGCCAGTGCTCTCCATCAGCTTCACCAAAGCCAGTCTTGTACTGATTCCAGGGTCTGTAGAAGTTCACGGTCCCATCCATTCTCCTCTGGATCACCTGGGTGCACAAGAAACTTTAACCAAGGGCACTgcatatagtaaaaaaaaaaattacgaGTAAAATAGTTTTTAGACATCAAAATATATTCTCAGTCGGCTAGTCATTTTATCTAGATTACATGGCTTTatgtgggacaacagcagaaaggagtgCGTGAGTAAGCTGAAGTTTAGGCATTTAAATGTATAAGGGCAGgttaaaccatagactgaatatataaatggacatagctaacctgctagctccgTCACTCCAAAAAAGTGAGCATGAGCTGCACTttgggctccatcgactcacttcatattagaaaactgtgacccctctctctgtaaatgccactgtcagacttgttattttggtcttaaattgtccctatacctgctctacatgatccaggtgtttttattttgctaccgtgtccataaataaagatatgaacaaaaaacaaattagcTGCCTTCTTtgcctgaggtcgctcccactagcctcaacaggtttgattgacagtgttgccactctgctaaaccagccatGTGGGCGGAAAGGGGTGTCACCTTCaacagattggctctttggtccacttctttaggCAGTTTATGGATTAAATTTAGACTCCTAGAAAATTGAATCTGCCTTTATgcaaatacattgtttcctagtatttttttcataaactccccctgctggtgtagtcttgtgacACAAAAAAGGTACATAATAGTTtggagagcttttgccacgtcCCCTTTTAGACATTGTAAACTGAAAATCTTACCGTCCAACCGCCCCCATCTGTTGTCATGTCACAGAACGCCTGGAAAAAAAGTACACTAGTAAGTTTTGTGTAGGGTCCCAACTGTTTGTGTCCATTGAGATGCGTTTTCCTAATGTGCCatgttccgcaatatggcattaaacttatttgacAAGCAAGTAAATGGTCataggtcacatttttatacagcacttttccacctttaaagcactcaaagcgctttatcaaggaaccactcacccattcacacatggacgcagacactgggggcgaggtgggttaagtgtcttacgcAAGGAcaatgggatttgaaccaccaaccttcgatTCTgaggacaaacactaccaactgagcaactgtcGCCTCCgtaggccaggttacaggtcagatctttggagaacCTGTGCTTGGTCAGactccatgtttttcaatgcagttttaattgaataaatgcaaggtagacACTTTAATGggatactgtgggacattccaagaacatctccatagagacaagcagggggcagACCCTCAAGCAGAAAGGTTACTCGCTTTACTTTGAAACACTGCCATTACCTGAATTCCAAACTTCTCTCCGAAGGGATAGATGGTGTAAACTCCACTTTGTGGGGAGCTGTTCTTGTAATCATTGCAGTCGACAGGTTTACGTACAGCTGAACAGCCCCTCAGCAGTGAAGATAGAAACAACAGCACAACTTCCAGCTGAAATGTATAGAGATAGAGCTACGTTAAAGgtgctgtgcctgatttttattgtcttagaAAACGTggaaaacagaattagttcattttaaactgtttgcagtactccaaagttattcctcacttaccttatgcattctgagcgtcCTGATTATTCGCTGCGGAAGTGGTGGAATGGAACGATGTTAAAGTACTAAAATACTGGATCCTGGTCTGCCATGCCTTGTTTTGTCCTATCACATGTCTGAGTCTagagctggggcggagagctgggctcctcccgtgcacaccagGGTCTAATCgtcaatcagctgcacctggggacaATAAGAGGAGCCATTGAACCACTTTGAgacaactgcactgaaaatTACACACTGCTTCGAATCATTTGACAGTCAGAAGAGCGACATCTGCTGGATTTGTCTGTAATGCATTTGTGTGGATGTGAGGTAAAGCTTTTGTGAACCTCGCCCCTTCCTCTAATCCGCGCTCCCCTTTTCTGTGACTTTTATCTGAATGAATTTTAtcacttccattttatttttattctcttataaCTTATTCTCCTGTCTATTATGAaattgttttacattattttgtgtcgacttgtgtttaaattaagttgCTTTTCCCTCTTTGGTGCaacttttaaatgtgctataccaataaaatggctactttctatggaagcccgtttccgccatgaaaaaaaaaataaaagccccacagaaagtcgaaattacgagttttaaactcgtaattatgagtttaaaactcgtaattatgagtttaaaactcgtaattatgagtttaaaactcgtaattatgagtttaaaactcgtaattatgagtttaaaactcgtaattacgagtttaaaactcgtaatttcgacttttaaaactactaattatgagtttaaaactcgtaattaggacttttaaaagtatgaattatgagtttataactcgtaattttgggaatgtaacatttacaaaaagtgaaccttatcaattttgattaaatgaatttggtattttaataatttcctcaataaaccagcggggttgtgaccagctggcactctgctcagaccaggaaaacgagcgctcacagacacagagcacagctcatgagtggtcagaacagcactcagggcccactgatttgttcaagacgccagaaactttactggagcttaatttattcattttttaaaagtatgtaggtgataaacataacagtcctcctcctgtctcctctgctctgtacactcagttgcagtgtgctacaagctcaattaagactttaaaagttctaattacgagttttaaactcataattagtagttttaaaactcataattacgagttttaaactcataattagtagttttaaaagtcgaaattacgagttttaaactcgtaattacgagttttaaactcataattacgagttttaaactcataattacgagttttaaactcataattacgagttttaaactcataattacgagttttaaactcataattacgagtttaaaactcgtaatttcgactttctgtggggcttttacttttttttttcatggcggaaacgggcttccataactttctaataaaaaaaaacaaaaaaaaaacttttcaaactggtgtctttgtgtcctatacttatatgtatgtattagtTCTACTCTGACTTGGCCAATTAAAGAGTTTGCAGCTACAGAGgcattttaaactggaaaaaattgagaataaaatgatgtggttaaGCAGCTGGGATAGTGATTGTGCAACTGTAGTTTTTCTGAAATTGGAACATTTTGGGAAAAGGTGTCGGGGATGTGAGTGGGGGAAATGTGAGATACGGtatttatgacattttaaagattttctCTTGAGCACAAATCAAACACTTGACTTTATATTAAGTCACAGTGCTCCCGTGCATATGACCGTGCTCTTTTTGGTGGCAATAGCTGTCCCTCCATATCTCTTCCTCACTGTCTCACTCACACTCTCTTTCAACCACTCAAACTCACTCTCAAGACTTACCTACCACTTACCTATATCACTTACCTAAAACTATGACTATGTGTGTTATATAGGTCTAGGTGTATGTTGATGTGAATCTGTGTATGTGGTGGAGTGTATCTTGTGTTACGTAATATGTCACcaagtgtatataaatgtatctgtacAAGGTGTCATCTATTCTTACCTGTTGTATCTTACCTGCTTTAATACTTTCCCTTATTGAATAACTAGTATAGTGTTAGAAATGACGTCAACAAAATCTCCTCCTCTCAAAACCCACAATTCTTCGGGGGATTCAGactcttttaaagctctgaCACAATTACAAGCCGCCCCCATCAAAATTCCCACAAAGCAGCTTGAAACTGTAGCTCGACACGTATCTCTGACACTTGTGATGTAACGAGGCCTCGGTTTGACTGGTCACGTGATTTTTGGCGTAATGAAGCACGTATCGAAACaatggccgtgtctcaattcaccaaatgcaccTATTGAATGGTCCCTTCGAAGTTCCCCTTCAAAGTGTAGTTGGAAGGTTCCggacgagaatctgccctcctcagtgtagctgccatcttgctgtgatgggacaggcctacaccacggaccgcactttcactgctgtctttgagcgtacgatacgtacattacgtacattatttttaattatttattatttaatagaagaaaagtcaagatgtcgtcgtcacagccgtttctttttgtttagattgaatatcaataggcaaatataacgttcaaggggATTTtttgcgttgaaatgggacagcccttgtcgcgccagaAATTttgtaactgcccttcgacgcacacttcgaatggtgattctaaggccattttggcgaattgagacacggcccacGCTCGGCAACACTTCCGCTTCATAGGGTTGGTACAGTGTCGAGCTGAGAGGCTCGAGCGTAACATCTCTAGACCTGACACTctgcgccagatcgtccgcgtaccTCCGTGGTATTCCTCGCTtggctctgtttgtgtttttaccttttttgacctcgctaaactggatacttttgcttcctcaccagatcctgctccctggacccgctcagctctctcacctccgacccagctcttcaCTACCGGTACAGTCCGTCCCGCCTCAGACTCTGCTCCTCACGCTCTGCCCCTGGACCACGGCCCACGCCCCACTCCCGACTCACCTATTGACTCTTGTTCACtttgcactttgtaaataatCACTGTTCAattttccccgagttctgtatctttggtcccttgTGCCGAGCGTTACTAcattaagtaaaaaatgtaggtatctgtactttacttaaggacattttactgtggatactttttacttttactatactacatttgagagtagatatctgtactttttactccactacatgtttgaactggactgaaaagtaaaaagtatttttcacatgatttgaggggttatttttaccatgtttgtggtaacatcctgactcaagtttttgagtttgagctgtggctttgagcaaacaaaaataaatacac contains the following coding sequences:
- the LOC117387481 gene encoding interferon-induced protein 44-like translates to MFRRAKPPTPPSPKLLPGNWRKIPALEKDDYLQYIHDYEPVQKEVEHLRILLHGPINAGKSSFINSVETALRNRMTGQALAGVGHDSFTTMYKTHKIQKRKPGNFYPFVFNDIMGLEKDQGICVDDIKLAMKGHMKDGYVFNPHSAFTSTDPHYNPTPTLSDRAHVLVCVVSASTLTLMSETETMSKMKQV
- the LOC117387415 gene encoding microfibril-associated glycoprotein 4-like, whose translation is MHKLEVVLLFLSSLLRGCSAVRKPVDCNDYKNSSPQSGVYTIYPFGEKFGIQAFCDMTTDGGGWTVIQRRMDGTVNFYRPWNQYKTGFGEADGEHWLGLEFIHMLSSRRPHELLVEMEDFEGRHASARYSSFSVASECDGYRLQVSGFTDGGAGNSLVAHNGMKFSTFDNDQDTWPDNCAKKFLGAFWYSACHDANPNGIYRWGADKTIFAIDVEWNSWKGRDYSLKGISMKIRPAN